The following proteins are co-located in the Manihot esculenta cultivar AM560-2 chromosome 7, M.esculenta_v8, whole genome shotgun sequence genome:
- the LOC110618468 gene encoding peptide methionine sulfoxide reductase B5, producing MMGFNILKSSPFSSTKTILITPAAKPTLSKFLSRPHSVPNSFCKTHFRFQSSKSALYSISLTGFGGSLHRSKRNFRGGIIAMAAPGSVQKSEEEWRAILSPEQFQILRKKGTEYPGTGEYDKFYEEGVYNCAGCGTPLYRSTTKFNSGCGWPAFFEGLPGAIARNPDPDGRRIEITCAACGGHLGHVFKGEGFPTPTDERHCVNSVSLKFVPANSSL from the exons ATGATGGGCTTCAACATCTTAAAATCCTCGCCTTTTTCTTCAACCAAAACAATTCTCATAACCCCCGCagccaaacccactctctcaaAGTTTCTTTCTCGGCCCCACTCTGTTCCTAATTCCTTCTGCAAAACGCATTTCAGATTTCAATCTTCCAAATCCGCACTCTATTCCATTTCTCTTACTGGGTTCGGTGGCTCTCTCCACCGGAGCAAGCGTAATTTTCGTGGTGGGATAATCGCCATGGCTGCTCCTGGGTCCGTCCAGAAGTCAGAGGAGGAGTGGCGTGCGATTTTGTCGCCAGAGCAGTTTCAGATTTTGAGGAAGAAAGGCACAGA GTATCCAGGCACAGGAGAATAtgacaagttttatgaagaggGTGTCTACAACTGTGCAGGATGTGGGACTCCCCTCTATAGATCCACAACCAAATTTAATTCTGGATGTGGCTGGCCAGCTTTCTTTGAGGGTCTTCCTGGAGCCATAGCTCGCAAT CCGGATCCAGATGGCAGGAGGATTGAAATTACATGTGCAGCTTGTGGTGGACATCTGGGACATGTTTTCAAAGGTGAAGGATTTCCAACACCCACAGATGAACGCCATTGTGTCAATAGTGTCTCACTCAAGTTTGTTCCTGCAAATTCTTCCCTGTGA